Proteins found in one Oncorhynchus gorbuscha isolate QuinsamMale2020 ecotype Even-year unplaced genomic scaffold, OgorEven_v1.0 Un_scaffold_346, whole genome shotgun sequence genomic segment:
- the vps37a gene encoding LOW QUALITY PROTEIN: vacuolar protein sorting-associated protein 37A (The sequence of the model RefSeq protein was modified relative to this genomic sequence to represent the inferred CDS: inserted 1 base in 1 codon): protein MNWLFPSSKGSGPLPPLNSLQQQRQRQIESLRAAHSSLAEIQKDVEYRIPFTVNNSTISVNILLPPQFPQEKPAVSVYPPVGHHLVDSNNGTMVTSPLITNFGMHSDLGKVIQSLLDEFWKSPPVLTSGPTGFPYNMYKPSGMPPYPTQSFHYGLRPVGPTPPPXPHAGVEGAHGHCPPWAAAPVYGLITDLPLPVPTADSQAGLNGHMYKMPEIPETFPELSEMSASQLKDMSEQEDVLLELFVCLPQLKQVTTDKEELVNSIVDMAKKNLQLEPQLEGTRQEMLFKYEQLTQNKSAFETKMQRQHDISESCSLSALQARLKVAAHQAEEESEETAESFLEGKTDIDDFLASFMEKRTLCHSRRAKEEKLQQSINTHGQFPSSH from the exons ATGAACTGGCTTTTCCCCTCATCCAAGGGTTCCGGACCTCTCCCACCTCTTAATAGCTTGCAGCAACAAAGACAACGGCAGATCGAGTCTCTCAGAGCTGCCCACTCCAG CTTAGCCGAGATCCAGAAAGATGTGGAGTACAGAATCCCTTTCACAGTCAACAACTCAACCATCAGCGTCAACAT CTTGCTTCCGCCTCAGTTTCCCCAGGAGAAACCAGCAGTCAGTGTGTACCCTCCAGTAGGACATCACCTGGTAGACAGCAACAATGGCACCATGGTTACCAGCCCCCTCATTACCAAT TTTGGAATGCACTCAGATCTGGGCAAAGTCATCCAGAGTCTCCTGGATGAGTTCTGGAAGAGTCCACCGGTCCTGACGTCTGGCCCCACCGGCTTCCCTTA TAACATGTACAAGCCGTCGGGGATGCCTCCCTACCCCACACAGAGCTTCCACTATGGGCTGCGCCCCGTGGGCCCCACCCCGCCCC TGCCCCACGCGGGTGTAGAGGGAGCTCACGGTCACTGCCCTCCCTGGGCAGCAGCCCCTGTCTACGGCCTCATCACCGACCTGCCTCTCCCCGTACCCACCGCAGACTCCCAG GCTGGGTTGAACGGCCACATGTACAAGATGCCTGAGATTCCTGAAACATTTCCTGAGCTGTCTGAAATGAG TGCGTCCCAGCTGAAGGACATGAGTGAGCAGGAGGACGTGCTGCTGGAGTTGTTTGTGTGCCTGCCCCAGCTCAAACAGGTCACCACTGACAAGGAGGAGCTGGTCAACAGCATTGTGGACATGGCCA AGAAGAACCTGCAGCTGGAACCTCAGCTGGAGGGGACGAGACAAGAAATGCTGTTCAAG TACGAGCAGCTAACCCAGAACAAATCGGCCTTTGAGACCAAGATGCAGAGACAGCATGACATCAGTGAG AGCTGCAGTCTGAGTGCCCTGCAGGCTCGTCTGAAGGTGGCAGCCCACCAGGCggaggaggagtcagaggagACGGCCGAGAGCTTCCTGGAGGGCAAGACGGACATCGACGACTTCCTGGCCAGCTTCATGGAGAAGAGGACG CTCTGCCACAGCAGAAGGGCCAAAGAGGAGAAGCTGCAACAGTCCATCAACACACACGGACAGTTCCCCAGCAGCCACTGA